A genomic segment from Synchiropus splendidus isolate RoL2022-P1 chromosome 18, RoL_Sspl_1.0, whole genome shotgun sequence encodes:
- the LOC128750101 gene encoding tumor protein p53-inducible nuclear protein 2 isoform X1, which produces MFQRLSNLLFGEVEEVAAELNGPKPCVTEADEEGWMLVNLPGEPDCMMQAETGAQPAARSCPDSHQLNHLDTIPRTESPTFTPHALNKRRRTHRSRAQGAITSPDATSCPSDSGALTPVTQPRRARLSTPSSALSMSPSSGSECGASGSSSRAGSERGCMDESWFVTPPPCFTAEGATAETSPMEDLLIEHPSMSVYVSPANVSMVSNGNLSVVGEESVTSLASSVSRVAEPAAVPALQTTMPTRVIRGAAAQAGALAKVTQVARVQRSKARIERRQLARNRIQRQNRTREQVPRHAAHARNTFLHQPSKRNFCH; this is translated from the exons ATGTTCCAACGTCTCAGCAACTTGTTgtttggagaggtggaggaggtggcggCTGAGCTGAATGGACCGAAACCTTGTGTGACGGAGGCCGATGAAGAGGGATGGATGCTTGTTAACTTGCCCG gtgagcctgacTGCATGATGCAGGCTGAGACAGGAGCCCAACCCGCTGCACGTTCATGCCCAGACAGTCACCAACTCAATCACCTGGATACTATTCCACGGACTGAAAGCCCAACTTTTACTCCTCACGCACTGAATAAGCGCCGTAGAACACATAGAAGTCGGGCGCAAGGTGCTATCACATCACCAGATGCCACGTCTTGCCCGTCAGACTCAGGCGCCCTAACTCCCGTCACCCAACCAAGACGTGCGAGACTGTCCACACCCTCCTCCGCCCTGTCAATGTCTCCTAGCTCTGGGAGTGAGTGCGGGGCCAGCGGGAGTAGCAGTAGGGCAGGCTCAGAGAGAGGTTGCATGGATGAGAGCTGGTTTGTCACCCCTCCCCCCTGTTTCACTGCAGAAGGAGCCACCGCCGAGACCAGCCCTATGGAAGACCTGCTCATCGAGCACCCTAGTATGTCTGTGTACGTCTCCCCTGCCAACGTTTCCATGGTGTCAAACGGCAACCTGTCTGTGGTGGGAGAGGAGAGCGTGACCAGTCTGGCGAGCAgtgtgag tCGGGTGGCTGAACCAGCAGCCGTCCCTGCACTCCAAACTACTATGCCCACCAGGGTGATCCGTGGGGCAGCTGCCCAGGCTGGTGCTCTGGCAAAGGTCACCCAAGTGGCAAGGGTGCAGCGTAGCAAAGCCCGTATCGAACGGCGCCAGCTGGCACGCAACCGCATCCAACGCCAAAATCGCACCCGGGAACAGGTTCCTCGCCACGCAGCTCACGCCAGAAACACCTTCCTTCACCAGCCTAGCAAGCGCAACTTCTGCCACTAA
- the samhd1 gene encoding deoxynucleoside triphosphate triphosphohydrolase SAMHD1 has product MASRKRTLETADIETNAFKTPDKKVSVVLGVPPSEYIQWGVEETCEYLRTEGLGEWESLFREEKITGVGLRYLGENELDKLGIERIGDRLRILHSIRKLWQVDVQNNKVFNDPIHGHVELHPLLIKIIDTPQFQRLRNIKQLGGTYFVFPGASHNRFEHSIGVGHLAGELVQALNERQPELLISRRDILCVQIAGLCHDLGHGPFSHMFDGVFIPKARPNCEWKHENASLSMFDYLVNDNDLRPLMESHGLVFPEDMDFIKEQIAGPQDSDQSEGQWPYKGRPESKSFLYEIVANKKNGIDVDKWDYFARDCHHLGIQNNFDYRRFLKFARVCDVDGQKQICTRDKEVGNIYDMFHTRNCLHRRAYQHKVGAIIEYMITEALLKADKHIKVEGSNGKMFCLSESIDDMVAYSKLTDRVFEQILYSSSPELHEAREILRNVVYRRLYKCLGQTQSETPLTVTRGKIHDWAKELSESNPQTGSLDIRLQPEDFVVTVACMDYGMKYKNPIDKVRFYCKADPTVAIKIRKNQVSQLLPERFAEQLIRVYCKKTDSDSLEAAQKHFVQWCIDRNFSKPKNCDIIAPELTPLKPDWGNQTGDEDAEYDSARNVNSARKRVKSQLFK; this is encoded by the exons ATGGCAAGTCGGAAACGAACGTTGGAAACTGCGGACATCGAGACGAATGCCTTCAAAACACCAGACAAGAAGGTGTCGGTGGTTTTGGGGGTGCCACCGTCCGAATACATACAATGGGGTGTCGAAGAGACGTGTGAATATCTGCGGACGGAGGGTCTCGGAGAGTGGGAGAGTTTATTTCGAG AGGAGAAAATCACGGGCGTGGGACTGAGATACCTCGGTGAGAATGAGCTGGACAAACTTGGTATTGA ACGTATCGGGGATCGCCTGAGGATCCTTCATAGTATCCGGAAGCTGTGGCAGGTGGACGTGCAAAACAATAAG GTCTTCAATGATCCCATTCATGGACATGTTGAGTTGCACCCGCTTCTCATTAAAATCATTGACACACCGCAGTTCCAAAGACTTCGAAACATCAAGCAGCTGGGAGGCACCTACTTTGTTTTTCCCGGAGCATCACACAACCGGTTTGAACACTCCATCGG AGTGGGACACCTAGCTGGAGAACTTGTGCAAGCACTGAATGAGCGACAGCCTGAGCTTCTCATCTCTCGTAGAGACATCCTTTGTGTGCAGATCGCAGGGCTTTGCCATGATTTAG GACATGGGCCATTTTCTCATATGTTTGATGGTGTGTTCATACCTAAAGCTCGGCCCAACTGTGAATGGAAG CATGAAAACGCCTCTCTCAGCATGTTTGACTATCTGGTGAATGACAATGACCTGAGGCCATTGATGGAGAGTCATGGCCTGGTGTTTCCTGAAGACATGGACTTTATCAAAGAGCAGATAGCAGGACCTCAAGACAGTGATCAGTCTGAGGGTCAG TGGCCATACAAAGGTCGACCAGAGAGCAAGTCCTTCCTCTATGAGATAGTGGCCAACAAGAAAAATGGAATTGACGTCGACAAGTGGGACTATTTTGCCAG AGACTGTCACCACCTGGGCATCCAGAACAACTTTGACTACCGCCGCTTTCTGAAGTttgcgcgtgtgtgtgatgtggaTGGACAGAAACAGATCTGCACTAGAGACAAG GAAGTGGGAAATATTTACGACATGTTCCACACAAGGAACTGCCTCCACAGAAGGGCCTACCAGCACAAAGTAGGCGCCATAATCGAGTACAT GATCACGGAGGCCTTACTGAAAGCAGATAAGCACATCAAAGTGGAAGGCTCAAATGGCAAAATGTTCTGTCTCTCGGAATCCATAGATGACATGGTGGCTTACTCCAAACTGACAG ACCGTGTGTTCGAGCAAATTCTTTACTCGTCTTCCCCAGAGCTCCATGAAGCGAGAGAGATTCTCCGCAATGTTGTTTACCGCCGCCTCTACAAATGTTTGGGCCAAACGCAGTCAGAGACCCCACTCACTGTTACAAGg GGAAAGATCCATGACTGGGCCAAAGAATTGTCTGAATCCAACCCTCAAACTGGCTCTCTCGATATCAGATTGCAGCCAGAAGATTTTGTTGTTACT GTGGCTTGCATGGATTATGGGATGAAATACAAGAACCCCATCGACAAGGTTCGGTTCTACTGCAAGGCTGATCCAACCGTTGCCATTAAGATACGCAAAAACCAG GTGTCTCAACTGCTTCCAGAGCGCTTCGCAGAGCAACTTATTCGGGTGTACTGCAAGAAAACTGACAGTGACAGTCTAGAGGCCGCACAGAAGCACTTTGTCCAGTGGTGCATTGACCGAAACTTCTCCAAACCAAAG AACTGTGACATCATTGCACCTGAGCTGACTCCTCTGAAACCTGACTGGGGAAACCAAACTGGGGATGAGGATGCTGAGTATGACAGCGCAAGAAACGTCAACAGTGCGCGGAAGAGAGTCAAAAGTCAGCTTTTTAAATAA
- the snai1b gene encoding snail family zinc finger 1b isoform X1 — protein sequence MPKSFLVKKSHSSKKPYHRNYYLESQTAYVPECLPVATLPTQNNNSALTCFPGLIFNCLEALINPASPAATESLPPSPHAPLDLTNSPFSSSGEEEEDAGRSSDPPSPDVTQPMFHCMYCSKSYKSLQGLTHHQATHHPAAEEPASLPTDGSARPVFHCKHCPKEYTSLGALKMHIRSHTLPCVCPTCGKAFSRPWLLRGHIRTHTGERPFACQHCSRAFADRSNLRAHLQTHSEVKKYQCTSCSRTFSRMSLLHKHNSSGCCPAP from the exons ATGCCGAAGTCATTCCTGGTCAAGAAGAGCCACTCCAGCAAGAAGCCGTATCACAGGAACTACTACCTGGAAAGTCAAACTG CCTATGTTCCAGAATGTTTGCCCGTGGCCACCTTGCCAACACAGAACAATAATTCTGCCCTGACCTGCTTCCCTGGTCTCATCTTCAACTGCCTGGAAGCCCTGATAAATCCAGCTTCTCCGGCTGCGACAGAGTCTCTTCCCCCCTCACCGCATGCCCCTCTGGACCTCACCAACTCTCCGTTCAGCAGCagcggtgaagaagaagaggatgcCGGACGTTCTTCAGACCCACCAAGCCCGGATGTCACCCAGCCAATGTTCCACTGCATGTACTGCAGCAAGAGCTACAAAAGTCTCCAGGGTCTGACTCATCATCAGGCCACACACCACCCGGCGGCGGAGGAACCAGCTTCTCTGCCCACAGACGGCTCAGCACGGCCAGTCTTCCACTGCAAACACTGCCCAAAGGAATACACAAGTCTGGGTGCCCTCAAGATGCACATCCGGTCCCACACCCTGCCCTGTGTGTGTCCTACATGTGGCAAGGCCTTCTCCAGACCATGGCTCCTGAGAGGACACATCCGCACTCACACAG GTGAACGTCCATTCGCTTGTCAACACTGCAGCCGTGCGTTTGCCGATCGCTCCAACCTCCGCGCTCACCTGCAGACACACTCCGAAGTCAAGAAGTACCAGTGCACCTCCTGCTCTCGGACCTTCAGTCGGATGTCcctgctgcacaaacacaactcCTCTGGATGCTGCCCTGCTCCCTAG
- the snai1b gene encoding snail family zinc finger 1b isoform X2 has product MPKSFLVKKSHSSKKPYHRNYYLESQTECLPVATLPTQNNNSALTCFPGLIFNCLEALINPASPAATESLPPSPHAPLDLTNSPFSSSGEEEEDAGRSSDPPSPDVTQPMFHCMYCSKSYKSLQGLTHHQATHHPAAEEPASLPTDGSARPVFHCKHCPKEYTSLGALKMHIRSHTLPCVCPTCGKAFSRPWLLRGHIRTHTGERPFACQHCSRAFADRSNLRAHLQTHSEVKKYQCTSCSRTFSRMSLLHKHNSSGCCPAP; this is encoded by the exons ATGCCGAAGTCATTCCTGGTCAAGAAGAGCCACTCCAGCAAGAAGCCGTATCACAGGAACTACTACCTGGAAAGTCAAACTG AATGTTTGCCCGTGGCCACCTTGCCAACACAGAACAATAATTCTGCCCTGACCTGCTTCCCTGGTCTCATCTTCAACTGCCTGGAAGCCCTGATAAATCCAGCTTCTCCGGCTGCGACAGAGTCTCTTCCCCCCTCACCGCATGCCCCTCTGGACCTCACCAACTCTCCGTTCAGCAGCagcggtgaagaagaagaggatgcCGGACGTTCTTCAGACCCACCAAGCCCGGATGTCACCCAGCCAATGTTCCACTGCATGTACTGCAGCAAGAGCTACAAAAGTCTCCAGGGTCTGACTCATCATCAGGCCACACACCACCCGGCGGCGGAGGAACCAGCTTCTCTGCCCACAGACGGCTCAGCACGGCCAGTCTTCCACTGCAAACACTGCCCAAAGGAATACACAAGTCTGGGTGCCCTCAAGATGCACATCCGGTCCCACACCCTGCCCTGTGTGTGTCCTACATGTGGCAAGGCCTTCTCCAGACCATGGCTCCTGAGAGGACACATCCGCACTCACACAG GTGAACGTCCATTCGCTTGTCAACACTGCAGCCGTGCGTTTGCCGATCGCTCCAACCTCCGCGCTCACCTGCAGACACACTCCGAAGTCAAGAAGTACCAGTGCACCTCCTGCTCTCGGACCTTCAGTCGGATGTCcctgctgcacaaacacaactcCTCTGGATGCTGCCCTGCTCCCTAG
- the LOC128750101 gene encoding tumor protein p53-inducible nuclear protein 2 isoform X2 has translation MFQRLSNLLFGEVEEVAAELNGPKPCVTEADEEGWMLVNLPEGATAETSPMEDLLIEHPSMSVYVSPANVSMVSNGNLSVVGEESVTSLASSVSRVAEPAAVPALQTTMPTRVIRGAAAQAGALAKVTQVARVQRSKARIERRQLARNRIQRQNRTREQVPRHAAHARNTFLHQPSKRNFCH, from the exons ATGTTCCAACGTCTCAGCAACTTGTTgtttggagaggtggaggaggtggcggCTGAGCTGAATGGACCGAAACCTTGTGTGACGGAGGCCGATGAAGAGGGATGGATGCTTGTTAACTTGCCCG AAGGAGCCACCGCCGAGACCAGCCCTATGGAAGACCTGCTCATCGAGCACCCTAGTATGTCTGTGTACGTCTCCCCTGCCAACGTTTCCATGGTGTCAAACGGCAACCTGTCTGTGGTGGGAGAGGAGAGCGTGACCAGTCTGGCGAGCAgtgtgag tCGGGTGGCTGAACCAGCAGCCGTCCCTGCACTCCAAACTACTATGCCCACCAGGGTGATCCGTGGGGCAGCTGCCCAGGCTGGTGCTCTGGCAAAGGTCACCCAAGTGGCAAGGGTGCAGCGTAGCAAAGCCCGTATCGAACGGCGCCAGCTGGCACGCAACCGCATCCAACGCCAAAATCGCACCCGGGAACAGGTTCCTCGCCACGCAGCTCACGCCAGAAACACCTTCCTTCACCAGCCTAGCAAGCGCAACTTCTGCCACTAA